A stretch of DNA from Paenibacillus albus:
TTTATGTTGAAAGAGATTAAGGAATATGGCGATTATTGAAAATAATAATTGTTGATACCCCTCCAATGGTCTTTGGTGGGGTTTTGACGTTGAAAGCGCAATGTCCCTATAATAGAACGTATGAAATCGTTAGACAGGGGACTCTCGCATGGATGATCGTGATCGGAAACAACAAATACAATCGCAAGGCGAGCTGCCGATCGACGGCTTGCTGCCTGAGCTTCAGCAACTGCTGACGGAACGAAACGCAGCCGTACTCGTTGCGGCTCCCGGAGCGGGTAAGACGACGAGGGTGCCGCTCGCTCTGCTTTCAGCGCCATGGCTGGCTGGTCAGCGCATTCTTATGCTGGAGCCGCGCCGATTGGCAGCGCGTGCTGCGGCCCGGTTCATGGCCGCGTCGCTCGGCGAACAGGTAGGTGGTACGGTCGGTTACCGCGTTCGGATGGATACGAAGGTGGGGCCGTCAACGGTGATTGAAGTGATCACCGAAGGGGTATTAACACGAATGCTGCAAGCTGACCCGGCGCTGGAGGGTGTCGGTATTGTCATCTTTGACGAGTTCCATGAGCGGCATCTGCATGGCGATCTGGGACTCGCGTTATGCTTGCAGACGCAGGCTGTTCTTCGCGATGATCTGCGGCTGCTTGTCATGTCAGCGACGCTGGAAGCAGAGCCGGTCGCGGAGCTGCTCGGTGGTGCGCCCCTTCTCGTGAGCGAAGGGCGCGCTTATCCGGTGGAGACGCATTATGCGGCGAAACCTGTGAATGGCCGCGTGGAGGATGCGATCACGCGCACGGTCTTGGAAGCTGTGCAGCGCGATGAAGGCGATGCGCTGGTCTTTCTGCCGGGAGCGGGCGAGATTCACCGCGTAGCGGGATTGCTTCGCGCATCGGCGGCGCTGCCGGCCGGAACGCAGGTGGTACCGTTGTACGGGGCGTTATCGCCGGAAGAGCAGGATCGTGCCGTTGCGCCTTCGGCGGAAGGCGAACGAAAGATTGTACTCGCGACGACCATCGCGGAGTCAAGCGTCACGGTTCGCGGCGTCCGCATCGTCGTCGACAGCGGATTAAGCCGCGTGCCGCGCTTCTCGCCGCGGACAGGCATGGCACGGCTGGAAACCGTGCCGGTGTCGGTCGCTTCGGCGGATCAGCGCCGCGGGCGTGCCGGTCGCGAAGCACCGGGCGTCTGCTACCGGCTGTGGACGGAGCAGGAGCATCGGCAGCTGCAGCCGCAGAGCGAGCCGGAGCTGCTCGGCGCGGATCTTGCGCCGCTTGCGCTTGAGCTCGCGATCTGGGGCATCGCCGATCCGTTTGAGGAGCTCGCGTGGCTGACGAAGCCGCCGGCTGCCGCGTACTCGCAGGCGCAGGAGCTGCTGCGCGAGCTTGGCGCGCTCGATGCAGGAGGCAAGCCGACCGCGCACGGCAAAGCGATGGCCGAGCTCGGCATGCATCCGCGTCTCGCGCATATGGTGCTCGAGGCGAAGCCGCTCGGTCAAGGCGAAGCGGCATGCGAGCTCGCCGCGCTGCTCGGCGAGCGCGATCTGCTGCGCCAGACGCGCAGCATCGACATGCGGCTGCGCGTGGATGCGCTGCGCGGGCGCGGAGCCGGCGGCGGAGAGCAGCCGGACGCCGCCGTGCTGGCGCGGCTCGCCGCGGAGGCGCGCGAATGGATGCGCGCCGCTGGCATCGCGCCGCAGCAGCGGCAAGCAAGAGCTGCCGCGGACGCGGACGCGACCGGGCTGCTGCTCGCGCTCGCGTACCCGGATCGCATCGCGCAGCGCCGCGGCGACGGCCGGTTCTTGCTTCGCAGCGGTCGAGGTGCGGCTGTACAGGAGCTGCAGCCGCTCTCCAGCGCGCCTTACCTCGCGACCGCGGAGCTTGAGGATAGCGGCAGCGACAGCCGTATCCTGCTCGGCGCGCCGATAACGCTCGCTGAACTTGAGCGGCACTTCGCTGATCAGCTCGCCGAAGAGGCGGATGTGCGATGGGACCGCCAAGCCGGGGCGGTGCGAGCACGGCGGCGCATACGGCTCGGATCGCTGATCTTGAAGGATACTCAGCTCGACAGGGCTGATCCAGAGCTTGTAATGAACGCGCTATTCAGCGGCATCGCCGAATACGGGCTGGATATGCTTCCTTGGACGAAGCAAGCTCGCCAGCTGCAAGCCCGGATCGCGCTTATGCATACGCACAATGCGAGCTGGCCGGATGTTTCCGAAGAAGCGCTGCTAGCATCGCTCCCGGAATGGCTCGGTCCATATGTAGGCGGTATGCGCAGCCGAAGCGATCTTTCGCGCCTCAATATGGCGCAGATTATGGAGTCGCTGCTGTCCTGGCAGGAGCGCTCGCTGCTTGATAATGAAGTGCCGACGCACATCAAGGTGCCAAGCGGTTCGCGGATCCCTGTCGATTACAGCGACCCGGCTGCGCCGGTGCTCGCTGTCCGGCTGCAGGAGCTGTTCGGCCTTGCGCAGACGCCGCGCATTGCAGGCGGCAAGCTCCCGATTACGATTCATCTTCTGTCGCCCGCGCAGAGGCCGGTGCAGGTGACGCAGGACTTGGCGAGCTTTTGGCAGAACACGTATTTTGAAGTAAAGAAGGACTTGAAGGGTCGCTATCCTAAGCATTATTGGCCGGACAACCCGCTTGAGGCGGAGCCGACAAGCCGTGCGAAGCCAAGGCCGCAAGCTTGAGAGCTTGCGTTGCATTGCGTTGTTAGACTGCAAGTATTGAGGTGACTTTTCTAAAAATGACGTTGATCCTTAAAGTTTTCGTTCTGTATCTCATAATCATGAATATCTACGTCTTCAACTTGATGAGAATTGATAAACGGCGTGCAACAAGAGATCGCAAGCACCGAATTCCTGAGAAAACGCTGCTCGGGATGAGCCTGATCGGAGGCTCGCTCGGAGGCGTGATGGCGATGCGGATGTTCCGGCATAAGACGAAACATCTTGCTTTTTCCATTGGCATGCCGCTCATGCTGGTGCTTCACGTCGCTTTGGTCAGCTTGCTGATTCGGTACATGCTGTAACATTTTGGCATGGCTTGGTATGAATTGACACTTGCAAAGTGATATGCTATATTGTTCACTCGTGCTCCCTAACCGAGCATTTATAACACGCCATTATTTATACGAACAGACCAAGCCGCATGCGAATGCGGCTTTCTCCGCCTTCTGAAATAGGCATGCGGAGGGGCTGCAGGCAAGGCAGGCTTGAAGTCGCAGAGGGAGGTAACTGACATGACCGTTCAAAGTGCCTTTCAAGAAGAGGCTGCACGAGTCGAAAATGTGCTGAAACACATTCACGAGCAGCTTCGTACGATCGGACCCCGTTACACTGGCAATGATTTTACCGAGCAAATGCTCGAAATTCAGCGTGAACAGCGGCAGCAGCGGCTGGAGGTTGCGCAGCGTGAGCCGTATTTTGGCCGAATTGATTTTCAAGAAATCGTTCATCCTGCACCTAGACCGCTCTACATTGGCAAAGCAGGCGTCGCCCATGAGAAGTCGAACGAAGTGCTTGTCGTCGATTGGCGCGCACCGGTAGCCAGTTTGTTCTACGCGTTCAGCGGCGGGGAAGCGCCCGTCACCTACGAATCGCCGGATGGCGATGTGGAGGGAACCGTTCATCTCAAGCGCAACCTGATGGTGCGCGATGGGAAGCTCGAGCGGGTGGTCGACAGCTATGTGCGTGGGCAGGAGGAAGAATCCGTCACCGACGAGTTCTTGCTATATCGCCTTGGAGAGAGCAAAGACAATAAGCTGCGCGACATCGTTTCAACGATTCAACAAGAGCAGGACCGCATCATTCGGACGGATAAGAACAAAGCCGTCTTCATCCAAGGGGTAGCTGGTAGTGGTAAAACGACGGTTGCCCTCCACCGGCTCGCGTACTTGCTGTATCGTTACGCAGGCGCGATTCGCGCGGAGCGGATGGTTATTTTTGCACCGAACCGGATGTTCCTTGATTATATTTCCGGCGTACTGCCGGAGCTCGGCGTTGGCGATATTTTGCAGACGACATTCGCAGAATGGGCGCTTGAGCAACTGGATGGCGCCGTTCGTCTCGACGAAGCATTCGATCCGTTTACGTATTGGTTCGAGCATCAGCGTTCCAAAGAAGAGATGGATACGGCGACGAGTCGCGTAAAAGGCAGCCTTGCTTTTAAAGCGCTTGTCGACGAGAAGCTTACGCTTACCGAATCTTCGCTTATTCCGGTGGAATCCTTCGAGCCGATGGCAGGTTGGAAGGTGACGCCGGCGATGATTGTCGAATGGCTATCGACCGACGACAGCAATGAGCCTTACATGAAGCGCCGCGCGAGGCTGGTCAGCCGTTTGAAGCGCTGGCTGGAATCAGAGTGGAAGGCGCGTAGACTAACGGACAAAACGCTCAAGACAAAGCTCAGCACGAAGCTTAGTGCATATACGAAGAAAATTCCGTCCTTTACAGCTCCTCAGTTGTACAGCTCGCTTCTTGGTGAAGCAGCTGCGCAAGAGCTGCTCGGGACTGAAGCATGCAAGAATACGATCAAGTCGCTCAAGAAGAAGTTTATCCTTCCTGAGGATCTCGCGCCGCTTGTATACATTCAACTACGGATGTATGGAAACGAGCAGCCTCCATACGATCATATCGTAATTGACGAAGCGCAGGACTACTCGCCGTTCCAGCTTGAAGCGCTCAAGCAGTGCCAGCGTCAGCCGTCGATGACGGTGCTCGGCGATTTGCAGCAGGGTATTCACGGCTATGCCGGCATTCACAGCTGGAAGGAGCAAACGGCGCTCTTCCCGGAAGCGGACACTGGTTATTTCGAGCTCGATCGGAGTTATCGGTCGACGATGGAAATTATTGATTTCGCGAACTTGGTGCTTGGCGGCATGGGCGACGGCGTGAAGCCGGCAGTCCCGGTGTTCCGGAGCGGCGAGGCAGTGGATGTGGTTGATGCAGGCTCCAATGAAGAAAGACTAGCTGGAGTTGTGCAAACGGTTAAGGAATGGCAGGCGACCGGCCATTACCGGACGATGGCTGTGCTTGGGCGGACTGCCCGGGCATGTGCGGCGATTGCTGCGGAGCTGGAAGCTGCAGGCGTGCCTTGCTCTCTGGTAGAGAGCAAGCAAGAGGCGTACGGCGGTGGATTAACCGTCGTTCCGGCGTACTTGGCAAAAGGTCTCGAGTTCGACGCAGTGCTAATCGCCGATGCCGATGCGGACAGCTTCGGGAGCAACGACGCGAAGCTTCTGTATGTGGCATGCACGCGTGCGCTGCATAAGCTGAAGCTGATGTATAGCGGGAAGCTGACGACGCTCGTAGCGGAGCAGCCGGTTGCGGTTGGTTGAATGTAGTGTAAGTGTGGCACCGCATTGGCGGAATTCCACCTAAGCCAGCAAATTCAGCGAAAGAAGCTGGTTTGCTGGACCTCATTGGTGGAAATCAGTCCAATTCAGCCAAAGAAGCTGGTTTGCTGGACTACATCGGTAGAAATCTGCCTAAGCCAGCCAAAGAAGCTGGTTTGTTGGACTACATTGGCGGAATTCCGCCCAATCCAGCGAATGAAGCTGGTTTGGTGGACTACATCGGCGGAAATCCGCCCTAAGCCAGCCAAAGAAGCTGGTTTGCTGGACTACATCGGCGGAAATCCGCCCTAAGCCAGCCAAAGAAGCTGGTTTACTGGACTACATCAGTTGAAGCTTGACTATTTAGTGAAAATAGTATTCTTGAAAACGAAACGTAAAGTGCCGAGTAAGTCCCTAGACGAGGGATTTGCTCGGCACTTTTTTGCTAAGGGCTAGAGCACAACATCGGTAGATTGCGCTAAAGTGAGCTAATGAGAATTTCACATGCACCCGCCAGAACATCTAATTACTTCCGTAGTACAGTCAGTACTGCTGTTTGCACCTCATACGGTGAGCAACCACCGTGGATGGTTAAATACAATGGCAGCCTTTATTTTCAAATAAGCGCGTTGCAGGAGTATGGTCTGATTCCATAAATATGAAATCCTCGCCTGCCATAATTTCTCTTTATCGGGATAGCCGAAGCGCTTATCATGGGATCAGCAGATCATTTAGTTATAGGCGAGGTGCATAGGATTGCTGTTACCCCCATCCGTTGAAAGAAAGATGAGCAAGTTGACCGGTGCGCTGCAAAGCCGTACATCCATCATCGAATCCATCTATCTATATGGCTCTGTGGCGTTAGGCGATTATATTGACGGCACAAGCGATATCGATTTTGTAGTCATCGTCAGTGAAAGTCCTACCGAAGAGGACATAAAAGCGATCAGCGACGCACATACGGAAACGGAGCGTGAATATCCGGAAGTCGACATCATGGGCATGTACTTGCTTGCTCAGGATCTAGGGCAGCCGTATTGTGCGGATCGTCCGAGCTTAAACTTTTACAATAAGCAGGTACACACCAACGGTTTCGGAGCAGATTGGAATCCGATTACGTGGTGGATTCTTAAGCATCGCGGCATCCGCGTCGCCGGAGCAGAACAATCGATGAATTACGAAATCGATACGCAGTCGCTCTCCCGCTATGTCATCGAGAATATGAACAGCTACTGGTTAGGCTGGATCGAACGTTTGGAGCAATTCATAGCCACTAAGGGAAGCTTCTCGACGGGGCAGTTGGATGAAGCGGTGGATTGGTGCGCGCTCGGCATGCTGCGACAGCTCTATACCGTGTCAGAGCAAGGGGTCAAAAGTAAGGTGCAAGCCGGCGAGTATGGACTTACGGTCATCCCAGAGAAGTGGCATAGCATCATTCAAGAAGCGATATGGATTAAGCAGCTCCGCCCGAAACGGGTTTATGTGGATAACGACAAGAGGCTTGGCGATCTCGCCGCTTTGCTGCGATACATTCATGTGGAGGCCAATCGAATCTATAACGCCGCCAAGAGTTAGATGCTTGTATTTGTATCTATCCGAAAATGAAATATGCTATGCTAGTGACTTAACGTTCTTACAAAAGGGGTCGCATCCATGGATTTTATCGTCGAGTATTTATCGTTCTTCGTTATTCAAGGCGAAGGCGGCGACAATAACGCTGCCAAAACTTTTAAACATTTTCAGACGCTGGACCGCTACGACTATGCAGAGAGTGAGCTTAAGTCGTTTCTGGACGGTGAGTTTACCCGAATTTGCAAAAGAAAAGCAGAGCGCCATCCGTCCACAGACTCAGCGCCTACTAAGATCGGACGCTTTATCGTTGAGCCCGGCTACGAGCTGGATAGCAATCCGAACTACAACACGTTCCAACGTCTGCGTCAGTCCACTTCCGCTCAAGAGTTCCACGGCTTTGCCGATGAGCTCGTTCGGCTATATATGGAAGCAGCGGCCGTTCGCGGCGGCGCCTTCATCGTCGTGCATGCGACGCCGAATCGGCATACGGATGAGCCGCTGCTGTTCGTGCTCAAGTGCGATTTTGAACCGAAGATTGCCCGCATCACGGATGAGCATAATTTGATCTCGCATGTGGAGATGGCGATCAGCGCGCGGAATATGAAGTCGATTCAATATCCGCTAATGCCGGAGGAAGGGATGCTCGAGCCGTGGGAGCTGAAGATCCACCAAGCTTCGCATGCGAGGTATTTCGAGGATTTCCTTCGGTTCGTCAGCTATGAGAAGGCGATGCCGGAGCTCATGAGCGACCATATGCTTGAGATGGTGCATGAGTATATGGAAGATAAATGGCAAGGGCATGCGAGTGAGGCGCGCGAGCAGGAAGCGCAGCAGTTCGAGGTGTGGGCGGCGAGCGAGAAGCGGGAGCTGCAGGAATCTTGGCCGCAGGAGCGGGTTGTCGCTGCAGCGGAACGCCTTATTGAACAGCAGCCTAACCTCAGCGTCGCGTTCAAGCTAGGGGATTGGGGTGTTAAGGGACCGCTTGCCGAATTCGGGCAATCGATCCATTTTGCAACCTACAACGGTCGCTATATTGCCCTTATTGAAGGAGACGGCTTCCAGTTCGATCGCAGCATGTCGCCGGTGGAGCTGCTGCAGCCGCCGGATTTGCTGGAGGTGCTTGAGTTTGTGGGTAAGAAGAAAGAGAAAGCGAATGAAGCAGCATCAATGCTTGACAACCTTCCTTACTAAACGCTGGCTATACGTCATAGCAGCGGGAGCTGTAATCGTGCTGGGTCTCGCGGTTAGGCGTTACTCGGAGGCTCTGCCAAGATGGATTGCCGAGCATGCGGGAGATTCGCTGTGGGCGAGTATGATCTACTTCGGAATTCGCTTCTTCATCTACAGGCAGAGCCTCATAGCAGCTGCAGTGATTAGCTTGTGCTTCTGTTTCGCAGACGAATTCAGCCAGCTGTATCAAGCGGACTGGATAAACCAGATTCGTGACACGACACTCGGGGCGCTTATTCTTGGACATGGCTTTCTAGTTGTCGATCTGATTCGGTATACCGTAGGCATTGGGGCTGCATACAGCGTTGACCGCTGGCTGCTCCAATTGAAACGGCATTCATTCTAGAGGAGGCGGTTTGCATGACGCAAACGAGGAGTGCAAAAGCAGCGATCGTAACAGGGACATCGCGTGGCTTAGGGGAAGCTATCGCAAATCTGCTTATCCAGCAAGGGTATCATGTATACGGGATTGCACGCTCAGCTCCGGGGGAGTGTCTCGATAAGGAAGCGGAATTCACGAATGTATCTTGTGATCTAGCAGACACTGCGGCGTTGGAAGGAGCCTTCGATTCTATCGCTCAATCGCTCCGTGCTCAGCCTGTAGAGGAGTTATTGCTAATCAATAATGCTGCTATGCTCGATCCGCTAGGACCGCTGCCTGATCTGGAATCCGCAGAGATGGCCAAGCATCTGCAGACAAGCCTGCTCGCGCCGATGGTGCTCTGCAGCCGCTTCATCAAGCTTGTTCAGAATCTACATATTCGCGCTTCTATCGTGAATGTAACGTCAGGTCTGGGCGAACATTCCGCTCCGTCCATGAGCATGTACTGCAGCGGCAAAGCGGCGATCAATATGTTCACTCGCTGTATCGCAGATGAGCAATGGGATGCCGCTAACCCGGTCCGGGCGTATGCGTTCGATCCCGGCATGGTAGAAACAGCCATGCAAGTTACTGCGCGCGGTCAGGATCGGACGCAGTTCCCGCTACAACGCTTCTTTCAAGAGAGCCACGAGACAGGGAAGCTGCGCCTTGCGTCTGATGTAGCCGCGGAGCTGCTGCGATTGCTTGAATTGCCGCACCAGAATGGCAGCGTGTTGAGAGCATTCGAACACAGCTCGTAAACGATTACTCCCAATAACGGTCAAGAAGCCGAGCCTGCTTGCTGCAGGTTCAGGCTTCTTTTGCTTTTTGCCGAGTATTGGTAAGATGGGATTGGACTGTTCATATTCTGTTCATGATTGCAACGTATATTGAGTGCATGATTTCCCATTCTAACGACAACCGGAGATGAAGAATTAAGATGACTAAACTATTAATCGTCGATGACGATCCCCATATTCGTGAGCTTATTCGGCTGTTTCTCGCTAGGGAAGGCTTCGAAATTGTCGAGGCAGGCGATGGCGAAGAAGCACTTCGCATTCTTGAGAATACACAGGTTGACCTTGCTGTTCTCGATGTGATGATGCCGAAAATGGACGGTTGGGAGCTGTGCAGGGAACTGCGCGAATCGACCGAGCTTCCTGTGCTCATGCTGACAGCGAAAGGCGAGACGAGCCAGAAGGTAAAGGGCTTCGAGCTTGGTGCAGATGATTATCTCGTCAAGCCGTTCGAGCCGGTAGAGCTTGTTGCACGCGTGAAGGCGCTGCTCAAGAGGTACAGAATTGCAACATCGCATACGGTTACCGTCGGCAGCGTGCAGCTTAATCGTTCGACTTATGCGGTTACGATGGACGATACGACGATGACGCTGCCGATGAAGGAGTTCGAGCTGCTCTTCAAGCTTGCGAGCTATCCGGGAAAAACGTTCTCGCGCGAGCATCTCATCGAGCAGCTATGGGGCTACGACTACGAAGGCGACGAGCGTACCGTCGATGTCCATATTAAGCGGCTTCGCGAGAAGTTTCCCGAGGAACGGAGTCGAGTTCGCATCCAGACGATCCGAGGGCTCGGCTACCGGCTGGAGGTTTAACGGATGGAAATGCCATTGTGGAAAAGAATACTTGCAGGTCTAGCCGGCATGATCCTTATGAATATTGCAATCTATACGACGTTTACGATCGCTTACACAGGTGTGTCCTACTACAAAGAGAAGCATAATCATTCCGCCTTAACAGCGGAGCTGGTACATGACGGACAGCTCATTGCAGATATTCTTGCCAGCAAGTCGAGCAGTGATTGGAAGGATGTGCTGGTGTCTGCGGCGAGCAGCAACGATTACCGGATTGTACTGGTTGACGCAAAGGGAAAAGTGGAGACCTTTGGCGATGCCGAGAAGGCTGGCAGTCTGCCATCTCAGGAGGTAACTTCGACTGTGCTTGAACGCGGGGAGACGGTGGAGCTGCTGAAGCGTTCGAATCCTTTTGTCAAGGGAACTGCGCTTGCGGGCATGAAAGTGAGCAGTGGCGGTCAGTATTATGCGTTATTCATCCAGGAGGAAGCGCCTAGCTTATATCGTGGCTTGCCGCAGCAGCTGTTTACGGTGTTTCTCGGGTTTCTGCTCTTGTTCATTATTTTACTGCTGATCGGCCGGCCTTGGCGGCATCGGGATGGAGCTCGCGTCTATATTAATGCCATCCGTCGCATGTCGAAAGGGGATTTCTCCGTGTCTATTGCTAAATCCGAGCAAATTCCGCAATTCGGGGAGCTTGCAGCGAGCATTAACGACATGGCAGCTGAGCTGAGCCAGCTGGAGCAGATGCGTCAAACGTTTATCAGCAACGTCTCTCATGAGATTCAGTCGCCGCTAACCTCAATTCGAGGCTTTGCCAAAGCGCTGCAGCATGAAGGTATCGATGATGAACAGCGTAATCATTATGCGAGCATTATTGAAAATGAAAGTACAAGACTATCTAAGCTGAGTGACAATCTGCTGAAGCTGACGACGCTTGAAGCGAGAGATGAGCCGATACGGCTGAAGCCGCTGCGTCTCGATCAGCAGGTGCGTTCGATGATCCTGGCTTGCGAGCCGCTCTGGATGGACAAGAATATTAATATGGATGTGAACTTGGACGAGGAAGTGACGATTTACGGGGATGATGAACTGCTGTCGCAAGTGTGGATGAACATACTAGCGAACAGCATGAAGTTTACTCCTGAAGGAGGCACGGTGAGCGTCGAAGTGAAACAGACAGCAGGCGGTGCGAGCGTCTCCATTACAGATACTGGGATCGGCATCTCCGAAGGCGATTTACCGCATATCTTCGAACGATTCTTTAAGGCGGATAAGTCACGTAACGGCAAATTAGGCGGAAGTGGCCTAGGGCTGTCCATTGTCAAAAGAATCGTAGATATGCATAACGGAACTGTCACTGCTAACAGCAAAGCGGATGAAGGCACTACGATTACAGTGCTGCTGCCTAGCGGTCCGCCGCCAATACAGCCTCCACCTCAGCCTCAGCCTAAGCAGAAATGAGAAACGCACTTCCTAGCATCCGCTAGGAGGTGCGTTTCTTCTATTATGACTGTAGCCGCACATGCTGGATGCTCTCAGGCAAATCGAGATACGTTCGCAGTGCATCGGAATCTTTCAGGAGATGCCCGGTTACGATACAAGCTGCGGTCTCTTCCGAGTGGATGGCACCTTCGTTCACCAGCTTGCGCAGTCCGGCAACCGCTGCAGCGGACGCAGGCTCGGCGCCAATGCCTGACCGGTCGATCAGCAGCTTCGCTTCCATAATCTCGTTGTCGCTTACGGCCGCAGTGACGCCATTCGTAAGGTGAAGCACGTCGCGTGCTTTGCGCCAGCTCGGCGGATTGCCGATATTAAGCGCTGATGCGACCGTTGAGGGCTTCACTTCTGGCGTCAAGGCATCGCCGCCACTTGCAATCATTTGGTGGAACGGACTCGCACCTTCAGCTTGAATGACCGCGACACGCGGCAGCTTGTCAATGAAGCCGAGCGTGTATAGATCATGAAGGCCTTTACCGAGCGCCGATGCATTGCTCAGTGCACCGCCAGGGAGCACGATCCAATCCGGCAGCGTCCAGTTCAAGTCTTGAGCGAGCTCAAACACGATGCTCTTCTGGCCTTCAATGCGGTACGGATTAACGGAGTTGCACACGTACAGCCCTTCAGCTTCAGCGTACTTGTCAAGCCACCGGATTCCGTCATCATAGGTGCCGGTGAATGTCCGAACCTGCGCGCCATAGGCGAGCGTCTGCAGCACTTTGTTCAGAGCCACATCGCGATCAGGCACGAGTACTACGGAAGTGAGTCCCGCGGTAGCGGCATAGATCGCGAGTGAGGACGATGTGTTGCCAGTTGATGTGCATGCAAATTTACGATAACCGAGCGATCGGCCATGAGAGACGGCTGCGGTCATCCCGTTATCCTTGAAGGAACCGCTCGGGTTCTCGCTCTGCGCTTTCAGCCACAGCTGTCTGACACCAGTGAAGGATCGCACTCGTTCTGATTGATAGAGACCTGTGTTGCCCTCATTGCGGCTAACGATGTACGGCGTCGGAAGGTCTGGGGCTATGAGCTCCTTATAACGCCAAACGCCGCTTGCCATTAAGGTGTGGCGCTCCGCACGGCGCTCATGGAATTGCCGCTTCAGCAGCTCAACATCTAAGGCTCTAAAGTCCTGCACGAGCTGAAGTAGTCCTCCGCAATTGCAAGAATACCACATCGGACTAGTGTCCATTCTATATGCCGTATTACAAATGATACATGCTGCTCTCACCCTTGTAGAATCCTCCTTTAAGCTTCATTAATTAGCTGTAGACTTGATTGGTGGAGTCGTTCTACTACTACTATAAGTTGAAATCATATATAATTTTAATACATATATATTTGATATTAATAACTTGAAGTTATGAATTAGAGGATGGCAAATATGCAGAGGGCAATTAAGCGGAGGGACGAAAAGTGCAATTGAATCTCTATGGGCTAATTGTATTTCATCATGTTGCGACGACTGGAAGTGTGACGAGAGCTGCCGAGGCTCTCTCTATTAGCCAGCCTGCAGTAACTGCGCATGTGCGCAATATGGCTGCGGAGCTTGGCGTGACGCTTCTGGCGCCAAGAGGGAGAGGCATTCTGCTCACAGAAGCGGGAGAGCGGTTAGCCGCGCATGCGTCGAGAATGTTCGCGCTTGAACAGGACATCGTCCGCGATATGTCGGCATTTCGCGATGGAACGGTGGGCAGGCTGCGAATCGCCGCGACTTCGCTGCCTGCGAATTTCCTGCTGCCCGAGCCTATTGCAGCATTTAAGCGTGATTTTCCTGAAGTATCCGTGATCATGGAGACGCGTAACGCGAATGACGCGATGGAAGCCTTGTATCAATATGAAGCGGACATAGCGGTGATTGGTGGAAGAGGAGAAGCACGTGAAGAATTGACACAGCTTGTGCTTCTGGAGGATGAGCTGTGGTTCGTCGCCTCGCGAGCTCATGCGTTAGCAGGTCAAACTGTTTCACTTGGCGAACTGTTCAAAGAGCCGTTCATCATGCGCGAGGAAGGTAGTTCGGCACGCGAACGATTGCTCGCTCTCTGCCGCATCCATGGTGCAGCCATACCAGAAACTGCGATTCAAGTGAGCGGTGTTCACGAATCGCTTCATGCGGTTGAAGCTGGACTCGGTATTTCATTCGTCTCTTCGTTAGAAGCTCGGCGAGCGATATTAAGGGGAGAGCTGGCAAGAATTCAGGTAGCAGGCGGAGCGGAATTGCTTAATCCCATCGTATTGTACACGAGAGCGGGGGAGAAGCTCCCGCCAGCCGCGCA
This window harbors:
- a CDS encoding LysR family transcriptional regulator → MQLNLYGLIVFHHVATTGSVTRAAEALSISQPAVTAHVRNMAAELGVTLLAPRGRGILLTEAGERLAAHASRMFALEQDIVRDMSAFRDGTVGRLRIAATSLPANFLLPEPIAAFKRDFPEVSVIMETRNANDAMEALYQYEADIAVIGGRGEAREELTQLVLLEDELWFVASRAHALAGQTVSLGELFKEPFIMREEGSSARERLLALCRIHGAAIPETAIQVSGVHESLHAVEAGLGISFVSSLEARRAILRGELARIQVAGGAELLNPIVLYTRAGEKLPPAAQQFVDVMLRQMNSVSN